The Rhinolophus ferrumequinum isolate MPI-CBG mRhiFer1 chromosome 4, mRhiFer1_v1.p, whole genome shotgun sequence genome has a window encoding:
- the LOC117021227 gene encoding basic salivary proline-rich protein 3-like codes for MSLEQPVFRARSRGWARGDPKESARKPEARTPPGLSPAPRSPPLAQKGENPPAGGFNRSTTPPACRPGNSRRPLGRGAGGGAAGRGPPPARKVTARGPPPPTPRAPRPGPGRQGARRPRGLPTPTAQPGPRPRPAPRHSRPRPPPGSRQLQPPKPGGSLGWQAGGAEPRQTQPRWRALKNGARRPERRDIFFPLTELFPTSGCPTRYSSHSAALRDPPPPPPPHPIASSPPSPSAASPAVPPPLRFKMAPSALRRLLQSNRRGQHRGQAERGMGAQRPLPTTQPCTRARRPAALLLASPGRARAHSSPPPRPAPSRAHAAPIAPPLWPGALVDPRLSVLSLPLRLP; via the exons ATGTCACTGGAGCAGCCCGTTTTCCGCGCCCGGAGCAGAGGCTGGGCCCGCGGGGACCCGAAGGAGAGCGCGAGGAAGCCCGAGGCCCGCACCCCGCCGGGGCTCAGCCCGGCCCCGCGCTCCCCGCCCCTCGCCCAGAAGGGGGAAAACCCGCCAGCGGGAGGATTCAACAGGAGCACCACGCCGCCCGCCTGCCGCCCGGGAAACAGCCGCCGGCCGCTCGGCCGGGGCGCGGGGGGAGGGGCGGCCGGGCGCGGACCCCCGCCCGCGCGCAAGGTCACCGCCCGAGGCCCGCCGCCTCCAACGCCGCGGGCGCCCCGGCCGGGGCCAGGGCGGCAA GGAGCGCGCCGGCCGCggggcctccccacccccaccgcgcAGCCCGGCCCACGCCCCCGGCCCGCGCCCCGCCACTCTCGGCCCCGGCCGCCGCCAGGCAGCCGGCAGCTGCAGCCCCCGAAGCCGGGAGGGAGTCTCGGCTGGCAGGCGGGCGGCGCTGAGCCCCGCCAGACACAGCCGCGGTGGCGGGCGCTGAAAAATGGAGCACGGCGACCCGAGAGGAGAGACATTTTCTTTCCGTTAACTGAATTGTTTCCTACCTCCGGGTGCCCGACTCGCTACTCCTCTCACTCCGCTGCTCTCCGGgatccgccgccgccgccgccgccgcatcCAATCGCCTCCTCCCCCCCCTCCCCTTCCGCAGCCAGCCCGGCCGTTCCTCCGCCTCTCCGCTTCAAAATGGCGCCAAGCGCTCTTCGGCGGCTGCTCCAATCGAACCGCCGCGGACAGCACCGGGGGCAGGCAGAGCGCGGCATGGGTGCGCAGCGCCCCCTGCCGACCACACAGCCCTGCACTCGCGCCCGCCGCCCCGCCGCGCTCCTCTTGGCCTCGCccgggcgcgcgcgcgcgcacagctcccctccgccccgccccgccccgtcGCGCGCGCACGCAGCCCCGATCGCGCCGCCGCTGTGGCCCGGGGCGCTGGTAGACCCGCGGCTGTCAgtgctttctctgcctctgagGCTTCCCTGA